One Ezakiella massiliensis genomic window, CTACCTTCAACCATTTTATGAGCAATTTCTTCAGGTTTTCCTTCATTAACTGCTTGTTGTTTTAGAACTTCTTTTTCATGTTCAATAACTTCAGCTGGAACTTCTTCTCTTGAAACATATTGAGGATTGCTTGCTGCAACTTGCATTGCTAAGTCTTTAACAAAAGCTTTGAAGTCTTCGTTCTTTGCAACAAAGTCAGTTTCAGTATTTACTTCAACCAAAACACCGATTCTTCCACCGTGAATGTAGCTTTCAACAATACCTTCAGCAGCAATTCTGGATGCTTTTTTAGCAGCTTTTGAAAGTCCTTTTTCTCTTAAATAATCAATAGCTTTTTCAACATCTCCATTTGTTTCTTGAAGAGCTTTTCTGCAGTCCATCATGCCTACGCCAGTTTTATCTCTTAGTTCTTTAACCATGCTTGCTGTAATTTCCATAATTTACCACTCCTATTCTTAATAATATTTATTCTTGATCTTCTTTGGAGCTGTTGATTTCAGCTTCCATTGTATCTTGATCTACTTCTTCTTCAGCGTCATCTTCTTCAACAGAATATTGTTCACCTTGTTTAGCTTCGATAACTGCATTAGCGATTGTTTCTGTAATAAGTTTAACGCTTCTGATAGCATCGTCATTTGCAGGAATTGGGATGTCAACTTGATCTGGGTCACAGTTTGTATCTACAACACCAACTACAGGAATTCCAAGAATTCTTGCTTCATTAACAGCAATGTATTCTTTGCTTGGGTCAATTACAAATAAGCATTGTGGTAGACCTGGGAAATCCTTAATTCCGCCTAAGAATTTTTGTAATCTTTCGATTTCGTGACGAAGTTCAATAACTTCTTTCTTAGGAAGAGCTTCAAATGTTCCATCTTCTTCCATTTGTTCTAGTTCTTCTAACCTATCAATTGATTTTTTAATTGTTTGATAGTTTGTCATCATGCCGCCTAACCATCTTTGGTTAACAAATGGCATTTCGCATCTCTTAGCTTCTGATTCGATAGCTTCTTGAGCTTGAGTCTTTGTTCCTACGAACATAACTTTGCCGCCATCTTCTACAACTTCTTTTACAAACTTGTAAGCCTTTTCAATTTGCTTAACAGTTTTT contains:
- the tsf gene encoding translation elongation factor Ts, with translation MEITASMVKELRDKTGVGMMDCRKALQETNGDVEKAIDYLREKGLSKAAKKASRIAAEGIVESYIHGGRIGVLVEVNTETDFVAKNEDFKAFVKDLAMQVAASNPQYVSREEVPAEVIEHEKEVLKQQAVNEGKPEEIAHKMVEGRINKYYTEVCLLEQPFIKDPDKSVQDLLNDLITKIGENIKVRRFTRYEVGEGLEKREENFADEVAKQMNV
- the rpsB gene encoding 30S ribosomal protein S2; translation: MSVITMKGLLEAGVHFGHQTRRWNPKMAEFIFTERNGIYIIDLQKTVKQIEKAYKFVKEVVEDGGKVMFVGTKTQAQEAIESEAKRCEMPFVNQRWLGGMMTNYQTIKKSIDRLEELEQMEEDGTFEALPKKEVIELRHEIERLQKFLGGIKDFPGLPQCLFVIDPSKEYIAVNEARILGIPVVGVVDTNCDPDQVDIPIPANDDAIRSVKLITETIANAVIEAKQGEQYSVEEDDAEEEVDQDTMEAEINSSKEDQE